In the Candidatus Omnitrophota bacterium genome, AAGAGCAATAGAAATATACTTTGTAAAATTTTTCATAAAATCCCCCTTTTAAAAAGGTTATGCCGATAAACTACTTCAAATTATAATACTAAATTCCCTGTTTATTTGGTTGCGCTAGGCAGACATCCAATCGATTTAGTATAATGAATCACAAAGGAATTGTAAACACAGAAATATGTGGGGTTTGTAACCAGGGGGGAAAATGGAACAAATGGAAGTGATTGGGGCGATGAGTGTCGTAAACATTGTTATGAATCTGGTGATTTTGATTTTGTGCTCTTTTATTTTCGCGAAAGTCAGAACACTGCGCAAATTCCTGAGCAAATAACAGCGAAACAAATAACCGCGCCGCGTTACACGGCCGCGTTACGCGTTGACAAAGTCAGCGGCCAGATAGTATAATTATCTCTTATGAGCGATAAAACCGTTAAACGGTATCATGTGCCCAGGAAACAGCTTACGATTATGCTGCTTCCCCACGGAGGAAGACGCGGAACACAGGTCACAATATCATATCTGTTCCTGTTTCTCGGATGCTCAGTGTGGTTCGCCATAACAGCGACAGCGGCATATTTCATAAGCGAACGCGTGAAAATTGACGAAACTCAAAAAGCGAATATCACGCTGCAGAACAAGGTTGTCAGTTTCAGTGAAAAATTAAACAACTCCCTCGACCTTATCGCAGAGACGTCCGAGCTCAATACCCGGCTGAAAGGGATACTCGCGCTGGGGAAGGAATCAAAGATCATAGAATACTCAGCCGCCGGCGGGCCGTCAAAACTCCAGAGCCTCCAGTTATCCAAAATTCTTCTTGAGACAAGCCCCGCTGAATCCGAGGAACTGCTGGCGATGAATGTGGAAGAAATGCTCGCGGGCGGATGGCAGGAAAAGCTCAATTTTCGCGAGATTTCAGAATACCTGAACGAAAAAAGAATACTGGCCCGTTCAACCCCCGCGATTTGGCCGGCCATGGGAAGGGTGACAAGCCCCTTCGGTCTGAGAGCTTCTCCTTTTACGGGAAACAGCCAGTTCCACAGCGGGCTTGACATCGCGAATGTGAAAGACACCCCCCTGAGAGCCACTGCCGACGGGAGAGTGGTTTTCGCGGGCTGGGCGGGGAATCTGGGCAAAACCGTTGTGATATCCCACCGCATGGGATATACAAGTTATTACGGACATTGCGATGAGGTTTTTGTTAAACAGCAGGACAAGGTCGAAAGAGGACAGATAATCGCAAATATAGGCAGCACCGGACGCGCGACCGGATATCATGTGCATTATGAGATAAAACGATACGGGAAAGCGCTTAATCCCATGTATTTCGTTAACAGGAGTTTTTAAATGTTCGGTTCAAACAAACTAGAGAAAAAAATAGGCCGTATTGAGACAGTGATAGGTCACGAAAGCGTGATAACCGGCACCATCGCAACCAAAGGATCCCTAAAAATAGACGGGCTTGTGAACGGCGGGATAGAGCAGGCGGACGCTGTGATTATCGGCGACACCGGAAAGATCATAGGCGACGTCACCGCGCAAACGGTCATTGTAAGCGGGGAGGTGGAAGGCAATATCCACTCTTACATATCCATGGAACTCATGGAAGACGGTAAAATAAAAGGCGACATCAAGACCTCGCAGATAACCATAAACGAGGGGGCTTTTTTTGAAGGCAACGTCACCATGGAAAAAACCGCTCCGCTGCCGAAAAACGAAGACTAATCAAAATAGAGAAGGGCCCGGGCTATTTCTTCTCTCACGGCTGAATTTTTCATTTCCATAAACAGTTTCCGGAGGCTCTCTTTCTCTTTCATCTCCCGCAAGGTCATTACCGCGCGGATCCGCAGCTCATCTTTCTCATCTTCGCGGGAAACAATGGAAGCAAGCATGCCGGCAAATTGACGCTCATCCATATAACCGGCCATATCTATGCACCAGTAACGGAATTTCCAGTAATAAGACTCCCCTTTTATGCCGGACCATAAATCCCTGCCTTCAATAGCATCTGCTATAAACGGCGCGGCGGCCGACGGATGGTCCAGCAGAACAACGGATTCTTTAAGCGTGCTTATACCGAGACTGTCTAGAGAACTGCCCGAGGCGGCTTTCTTCCTCACCCTTTCCAGCGCCTCAAGGACGGCTCTTTTTTGATGAGGGCTGATCCTCTGTTTTTTTTCTGTCCAATAATCGCGCGGAACCTCAGGCTGAACAATCATACGCTTAGCCGGATAACACCCCGACATTAAAATTAAACCCAGCACCAGCGCGGCGGCGCGCGAGGTTTGACTATAAATTTGATTTTCTGTCATTTTATTGTAGAATATATCATAAAATTTGAGAAAATAACATGAACTTTTTGCCAGGGGGGATAAATTTATGGAATTTGTGAGAAAGCACGCCAAGACAATTCTCAGCGTTATCGCCGCTGTTTTCATAATCGGCCTTTTCTATATGAACTATCAGGCTCAGATGCCGACAGCCGTTAAAGTTAATAAAACTAAAATAAATTATGACGATTATCACCAGTCTTTCACACAGCGCCTTGACAGAGAGCGCGATGAGAGGGAAACGCCCCTCACCGCCGACGATATCAGTAACATAAAGCAAAACATTCTCGCTCAAATGGTACAGGATGAACTCATAATGCAGCAGGCCGGGAAATTCGGCGTAAAAGTGCCGGACGAAATAATCTCATCTTCCATAATGTCCATGAAGGCATTCCAGCAGGACGGAATATTCAGCCAGAATATCTATCAGCGCGTGCTGGCCATGTATTATAAAATGTCCCGATTTGACTTTGAGAACAATTTGAGGGATTCTATTAAAAAACAATTTTACAGAGATTTAATGCTGTCGTCCGCTAAAGTGTCACCCATGGAGGCCGCCATCGTATTCAAATCATCCTTCCCTAAAGAAGACTTTGAAGAAAAAAGGGCGGAATTTAAAAACACACTGCTGAACGAAAAGCGTTCGCTCATCTATTACGGCTGGATGGACAACATGATAAAAAACTCCGAGATAATCAACAACCTTCCCACGCGGGAATCCGGTAACTGACATTTCCTCTCAGCGGACTATATGGTTCCTGAATATTTCATTTGACACGGTTTTGCCGTCAGGCTCGTAAATCATAAGGCCCATGCCGCGCTCATCAGCCAGGCCAAGTGCCTCTTCTGTCTCCATGAGCATAAAAGCGGTGGCGTATATGTCAGCATCGAGCGGCGCTGCACAGATAACCGTGACCTGCCTTTTGTCCGAAGAGAGGCCGGTTGTCGGACTCAGTATATGAGTGTATTTTTTTCCGCCGTCCATAAAGAAATTCTCATAATCACCGCTTGTTGCGACAGCTTCATCCGTTATACCCAGGACAAGCGTGAAACTTTTTTCTCCGGGCTGGCGCACCCCTATCCGCCACAGTTTCCCGGAATTTTTCCCCATGGCCAGTATGTCTCCTCCGGCATTTATCAGAGCGTCATTGACGAGATTATCTCTCAGCGTTTCCGATAATCGCTCCAGG is a window encoding:
- a CDS encoding M23 family metallopeptidase translates to MSDKTVKRYHVPRKQLTIMLLPHGGRRGTQVTISYLFLFLGCSVWFAITATAAYFISERVKIDETQKANITLQNKVVSFSEKLNNSLDLIAETSELNTRLKGILALGKESKIIEYSAAGGPSKLQSLQLSKILLETSPAESEELLAMNVEEMLAGGWQEKLNFREISEYLNEKRILARSTPAIWPAMGRVTSPFGLRASPFTGNSQFHSGLDIANVKDTPLRATADGRVVFAGWAGNLGKTVVISHRMGYTSYYGHCDEVFVKQQDKVERGQIIANIGSTGRATGYHVHYEIKRYGKALNPMYFVNRSF
- a CDS encoding polymer-forming cytoskeletal protein; translated protein: MFGSNKLEKKIGRIETVIGHESVITGTIATKGSLKIDGLVNGGIEQADAVIIGDTGKIIGDVTAQTVIVSGEVEGNIHSYISMELMEDGKIKGDIKTSQITINEGAFFEGNVTMEKTAPLPKNED